Proteins encoded within one genomic window of Bacteroides sedimenti:
- a CDS encoding RNA polymerase sigma-70 factor, with protein sequence MNNYNRKSVSIIDIDEMVIVNLNKGDMKAFRQIYDAFYVYLCTIATAYIFDRDVAREVVNDVFVNLWENRENITYPITPYLKKAVQNRSLNYIRSIQSRERVLTEAEELLNQFQEEYITSTDTPLSVLEKKEVEDLILDAVNNLPERCRAIFTDNLYNNKSYDEIAESYGITVSTVRVQIKIALTKVKDALNPILTYLFIFSLIFFIFR encoded by the coding sequence ATGAACAACTACAATAGAAAATCAGTAAGTATAATTGATATAGACGAAATGGTAATTGTCAACCTGAATAAGGGTGACATGAAAGCATTCAGACAGATCTATGATGCTTTCTATGTATATCTATGTACGATTGCTACAGCTTATATATTTGACAGAGACGTAGCCCGCGAAGTGGTGAATGATGTTTTTGTTAACCTTTGGGAGAATCGCGAGAATATTACCTATCCGATAACTCCATATCTAAAGAAGGCTGTTCAGAACAGATCATTGAACTACATCCGTTCAATCCAATCGCGCGAGAGAGTATTGACTGAAGCAGAAGAGCTGCTGAACCAGTTTCAGGAAGAATACATCACTTCAACTGATACACCACTCAGTGTACTGGAAAAAAAGGAGGTGGAAGATTTGATTCTTGATGCGGTCAATAATTTGCCGGAGCGTTGCCGGGCAATTTTTACGGACAATCTCTATAACAATAAATCATACGACGAAATTGCAGAGTCGTATGGCATTACTGTAAGCACTGTACGGGTGCAAATTAAGATTGCTTTGACCAAAGTGAAAGATGCGCTTAACCCCATACTTACCTATCTTTTTATTTTTTCTCTGATTTTTTTCATTTTCCGTTAA
- a CDS encoding TonB-dependent receptor, translated as MKNKSEMGNFILPFLHHRDLKLTNFPLIVFLFTVFLFPTQSVSAFSLIDKNVTIQMTNVSLGKVLDEVEKQSGYSFLVRNNDVNLNDKVSLNVKNESVEQILKTLFTSKGITYEIKGTRITIYRPMDRVEQKAEQKSGNQQKKTVTGIVKDANGETIIGVNVSVVGTNNATITDLDGKFILKNVPEKSLIKVSYIGFVTQEVALKDKNDLKIVMVESSKQLEEVVVVGYGVQKKENLTGSVASVKMEQILGDRPVSNTTSVLQGTIPGLQVTRSSTPGQNSNSLNIRGTVSINGGSPLVLIDNVPGDLGMLNPEDVETVTVLKDAASAAIYGARAAGGVVLVTTKRPKSNTTFSLSYNNNFGFESSINKPEQVSLESYLDNYLKAGFTDSYWANGQSVAQWKDYVKDYKMNPGAYATVGDGIYKDPNGKIYYLNEKDLFANMLETSFMTNHNLSASGGTEKLRYRIAAGYNFENGPIVTNKDQYSRKNVSAFLSADVTDWFTQEIDVRYSQSNKTMPVDAAGGIYSTRLISFYPEGDMPASISGLDKDYPIFTPRGLLNLARTSSTTVDNPRIFMKSIVKPMKGLEAVFEYTYNKNNTNYSYYSGQYSYTTIQMAKQTAPSRDTYTKDKYFTDYNAINAYATYSKSFGGHNFKLMGGFDQEKSYYEDLYAYAEQQAVQSTPSFGGATGTKTITDGYSVYTIRSGFYRLNYNWNGRYLLEVNGRYDGSSKFPKNERFGFFPSFSAGWQVAEEGFMKSTRSWLDGLKVRGSWGEIGNQAIDPYQYTPTMGINSSDGVWLNNGAYVTTIGVPNLVRSNFTWEKVATLDLGLDITMFGNRLSGTFDWYQRDTKGMLSAGSEIPSVVGVKAPLQNVADMRTTGWELGLSWNDKIGDFGYRVGFNVYDHTSKITKFKETGLMSDYYVGRDLGEIWGYVADGYYTVNDFVDTNSWKLKEGITTIQGVNVRPGDVKFKNLRDDEVSANQIDAGNGTLVNPGDRKIIGNNTSRYQFGANLGASYKGFDLSVMLQGTGKRDVWLSNTMIFPFGTSSTDAVFIPLYKGLEDFWKPISTDPTNENYMIPEKSDPKFYRLYGQMQNVGSNTRVCDKYLSNAAYLRVKNVTLSYMFPAQWLKKLTVKQLRMYVSVENLATITSLTNGIDPETLGWNYPFYRTTSFGASITF; from the coding sequence ATGAAAAACAAATCAGAAATGGGGAATTTTATACTCCCTTTTCTTCATCACCGCGACCTAAAATTAACGAATTTCCCGTTAATTGTATTTTTATTTACAGTGTTTTTATTTCCAACGCAATCGGTGTCGGCATTCTCTTTGATCGATAAGAATGTAACCATTCAGATGACAAACGTTTCGCTGGGCAAAGTGTTGGATGAAGTTGAGAAACAGAGCGGATACTCTTTCCTGGTTCGTAACAACGATGTGAACCTGAATGATAAGGTCTCCTTGAACGTGAAAAACGAAAGTGTGGAACAGATTTTAAAAACTCTGTTTACCTCAAAAGGAATCACTTATGAGATTAAAGGAACCCGGATTACTATTTATCGTCCGATGGACAGGGTAGAACAAAAAGCAGAACAAAAGTCTGGAAACCAACAGAAAAAGACTGTAACCGGAATAGTAAAAGACGCTAATGGAGAAACAATAATTGGCGTAAACGTTTCGGTTGTGGGAACCAATAATGCAACTATTACCGATTTGGATGGAAAGTTTATCCTGAAAAATGTGCCCGAAAAATCATTAATCAAAGTATCGTATATTGGTTTTGTAACTCAAGAAGTTGCGCTAAAAGACAAAAACGATCTGAAAATTGTGATGGTAGAATCTTCAAAGCAACTGGAAGAAGTGGTAGTTGTTGGTTACGGGGTTCAGAAGAAAGAGAACCTGACAGGATCGGTCGCTTCGGTAAAGATGGAACAGATTTTAGGTGACCGTCCGGTATCAAATACTACTTCTGTTTTGCAAGGTACTATTCCCGGTTTGCAGGTAACACGCTCATCTACTCCCGGACAGAATAGCAACTCGCTGAATATTCGTGGAACGGTATCAATTAACGGAGGATCTCCGCTGGTATTGATTGACAACGTTCCGGGTGATTTGGGAATGCTGAATCCTGAAGATGTTGAGACAGTAACCGTACTGAAAGATGCAGCATCGGCAGCCATCTATGGAGCTCGTGCAGCAGGAGGTGTTGTACTTGTTACAACGAAACGTCCGAAATCAAATACTACCTTCTCTTTGAGCTACAACAATAATTTTGGTTTCGAGTCTTCAATTAATAAACCTGAACAAGTATCGTTGGAAAGTTATCTGGATAATTACCTGAAAGCAGGATTTACAGATTCTTATTGGGCAAACGGTCAGAGTGTTGCACAGTGGAAGGATTATGTGAAGGATTATAAAATGAATCCAGGTGCTTATGCTACAGTAGGTGACGGTATCTACAAAGATCCAAATGGCAAAATCTATTATCTGAATGAAAAAGACCTTTTTGCCAACATGCTGGAAACTAGTTTTATGACCAATCACAACCTATCCGCATCGGGGGGTACAGAAAAACTTCGTTACCGTATTGCTGCAGGTTACAACTTTGAGAATGGACCGATTGTTACAAATAAGGACCAGTATAGTCGTAAGAATGTAAGCGCTTTCTTGTCGGCAGACGTAACTGATTGGTTTACTCAGGAAATAGATGTACGTTATTCACAAAGCAACAAGACCATGCCGGTGGATGCAGCTGGAGGGATTTATTCAACCCGTCTTATTTCATTTTATCCTGAAGGAGATATGCCTGCGTCAATCAGTGGTCTGGACAAAGATTACCCGATCTTTACGCCACGTGGACTGCTGAATTTGGCAAGAACATCAAGTACTACGGTTGATAACCCACGTATCTTTATGAAGTCTATTGTAAAACCAATGAAGGGCTTGGAAGCAGTATTTGAATACACATACAACAAGAACAATACTAATTATTCTTACTATTCAGGTCAGTACAGTTACACAACCATTCAGATGGCGAAGCAAACAGCTCCTTCGCGTGATACCTATACAAAAGATAAATATTTTACTGATTACAATGCAATCAATGCATACGCTACTTACAGCAAATCTTTTGGAGGACACAATTTTAAACTGATGGGTGGTTTTGACCAAGAAAAGAGTTATTATGAGGACTTGTATGCTTATGCGGAACAACAGGCAGTACAGTCGACACCATCTTTTGGCGGTGCAACCGGTACAAAGACTATCACTGACGGTTATAGCGTTTATACTATCCGAAGCGGATTTTACCGTTTAAACTACAACTGGAACGGAAGATATCTGTTGGAGGTAAATGGTCGTTATGATGGTTCATCTAAATTTCCTAAGAATGAACGTTTTGGTTTCTTTCCATCATTTTCTGCAGGATGGCAGGTTGCCGAAGAAGGTTTTATGAAATCAACCCGTAGCTGGCTGGATGGCTTAAAGGTTCGCGGCTCATGGGGAGAAATTGGCAACCAGGCAATTGATCCATATCAGTATACTCCAACTATGGGTATCAACAGTTCGGACGGTGTTTGGTTGAATAACGGTGCCTACGTAACCACTATTGGTGTTCCAAATTTGGTACGCAGTAACTTTACCTGGGAGAAGGTGGCAACACTCGACTTAGGTTTGGATATAACAATGTTTGGAAATCGTTTAAGCGGTACGTTTGACTGGTATCAACGTGATACTAAAGGTATGTTGTCGGCAGGCAGTGAGATTCCATCGGTTGTGGGTGTAAAAGCTCCTCTTCAGAATGTGGCCGATATGAGAACAACCGGTTGGGAACTAGGTCTTAGCTGGAACGACAAAATTGGTGATTTTGGATACAGAGTAGGTTTTAATGTATACGATCATACATCAAAAATAACGAAGTTTAAAGAAACAGGGTTGATGTCTGATTATTACGTTGGTCGCGACCTGGGTGAAATATGGGGGTATGTAGCTGATGGTTACTATACTGTGAACGATTTCGTAGATACAAATTCCTGGAAGCTGAAAGAAGGAATTACTACTATTCAGGGAGTTAACGTTCGTCCGGGTGATGTGAAATTCAAAAATCTTAGAGATGACGAGGTAAGCGCAAATCAGATTGATGCGGGAAATGGTACATTAGTTAATCCGGGAGACCGTAAAATTATTGGTAACAATACATCCAGATACCAATTCGGGGCAAACCTGGGCGCATCTTACAAAGGGTTTGACCTGAGTGTGATGTTGCAAGGAACAGGTAAACGTGATGTTTGGTTGAGTAATACGATGATTTTCCCATTCGGGACCAGCTCAACAGATGCTGTGTTCATTCCTCTGTATAAAGGTCTGGAAGATTTCTGGAAACCAATCAGCACAGATCCTACAAACGAAAATTACATGATTCCGGAAAAATCGGATCCTAAATTTTATCGTTTATATGGACAGATGCAGAATGTAGGTTCAAACACCCGTGTGTGCGACAAATATTTATCGAATGCTGCATATCTGCGTGTGAAGAACGTTACCCTTTCATATATGTTTCCAGCACAATGGCTGAAGAAGTTAACAGTAAAACAGCTAAGAATGTATGTGAGTGTTGAAAACCTTGCTACCATTACTTCACTGACAAATGGCATTGATCCGGAAACTCTTGGCTGGAACTATCCATTCTACCGTACAACTTCTTTTGGTGCAAGCATTACGTTCTAA
- a CDS encoding FecR family protein has protein sequence MPKEIKQLIADYLSGNIGQADAAELVRVLREDEKAEQLFRNMAEARALSSSVKFEEEKDRNFEKLLTKIEPYQSKKRIIPFSLYKVAAVLLLLITSNSLLYKFLQSGNDKEEVVYYETSVPYGSLSKVVLPDNTCVWLNAGSSLKYAQDFGKNKKREVYLKGEAYFKVSKDANRPFFVHSGKLNVRVLGTTFNVRAYSNEQVAKVGLIEGKVNVEVSDGQKSKQMVLNPNEQVAYNKATSEICKNEINAEKSSWWITGKLCFIDDSFATIATALERKYDVRIANGSDKLKNERFSGSFDVNCNIDEILSDIDVDHKYTWTRVRNVITIKDKN, from the coding sequence ATGCCTAAAGAAATAAAACAATTAATAGCAGATTATCTTTCTGGTAACATCGGTCAGGCTGATGCTGCTGAACTAGTTCGTGTGCTTCGGGAAGATGAAAAGGCTGAGCAGCTGTTTCGTAATATGGCAGAAGCACGGGCATTATCTTCGTCAGTGAAATTCGAAGAAGAGAAAGATCGCAACTTTGAGAAATTGCTGACCAAAATTGAACCTTATCAATCGAAAAAACGGATAATCCCTTTTTCTTTATATAAAGTTGCAGCAGTTCTGCTGCTTCTCATCACAAGTAACTCACTGCTTTATAAATTTCTTCAATCGGGAAATGATAAAGAGGAGGTGGTTTATTATGAAACATCGGTACCTTATGGTTCGCTTTCGAAGGTTGTTTTACCTGATAATACCTGTGTATGGCTCAATGCTGGTTCTTCCCTTAAATATGCTCAGGACTTCGGGAAAAATAAAAAGCGTGAAGTTTACCTGAAAGGAGAGGCTTATTTTAAAGTATCAAAAGATGCCAACCGTCCTTTCTTTGTTCACTCAGGAAAACTTAATGTACGTGTGTTGGGTACCACGTTTAATGTTCGTGCTTATTCAAACGAACAGGTAGCAAAGGTTGGTTTGATTGAAGGAAAGGTGAATGTGGAGGTTTCTGATGGACAGAAAAGTAAACAGATGGTACTGAACCCGAATGAGCAGGTTGCATATAATAAGGCTACAAGTGAGATATGCAAAAATGAAATAAACGCTGAGAAATCTTCCTGGTGGATTACCGGGAAACTATGCTTTATAGACGATTCATTTGCAACGATTGCCACTGCGCTTGAGCGGAAATATGATGTCAGAATAGCAAATGGAAGTGATAAACTGAAGAATGAGCGTTTTTCGGGTAGCTTTGATGTGAACTGTAACATTGATGAGATCCTTTCGGATATTGATGTGGATCACAAATATACCTGGACAAGAGTTAGAAATGTAATAACTATCAAAGATAAAAACTAA
- a CDS encoding response regulator transcription factor → MREFIIADNQDITKAGMLFLLGGLKEAGNICETDNRGELIKQLRVSPEAVVILDYTLSDFNGADELLILSERFPKINWILFSDELSEEFVKRILYSSQQFSIVMKDNSKEEILSALQCAMHKERFICNHVSNMLIGKPIQAPKDTVLTNTEKIILKEIALGKTTKEIAAERNLSFHTINSHRKNIFRKLEVNNVHEATKYAMRAGIVDLAEYYI, encoded by the coding sequence ATGAGAGAATTCATCATTGCAGACAATCAGGATATCACGAAAGCGGGAATGCTGTTTCTGCTGGGTGGATTGAAGGAAGCAGGCAATATTTGCGAAACAGACAATCGCGGGGAATTGATTAAGCAACTGCGTGTTTCGCCCGAAGCCGTGGTGATTCTGGATTACACACTTTCCGATTTCAACGGTGCCGATGAATTACTTATCCTGAGCGAACGCTTCCCTAAAATAAACTGGATACTTTTTTCGGATGAACTCAGTGAAGAATTTGTAAAACGAATACTCTACAGCAGCCAGCAGTTCAGTATTGTGATGAAAGACAATTCGAAAGAAGAAATCCTTTCTGCCCTGCAATGCGCCATGCACAAAGAACGGTTTATCTGCAACCATGTAAGCAATATGCTGATTGGGAAACCCATTCAGGCGCCAAAAGATACAGTGCTTACCAATACAGAAAAGATTATTTTAAAAGAAATTGCATTAGGAAAAACTACAAAAGAGATTGCTGCCGAAAGAAACCTGAGCTTCCACACAATCAATTCGCACCGGAAAAACATCTTCCGGAAACTGGAAGTCAACAACGTTCACGAAGCAACAAAATACGCCATGAGAGCAGGGATTGTTGACCTGGCGGAATATTATATATAA